Proteins encoded by one window of Bactrocera oleae isolate idBacOlea1 chromosome 4, idBacOlea1, whole genome shotgun sequence:
- the cnn gene encoding centrosomin isoform X7 — translation MEHSYGVGFPCVSLQGHGTTSPPVQGRSVREFEEQMASLRKENFNLKLRLYFLEESVPGYHQANAEGHESLMKQLIETKVEIEILRKELEQKQELLKEAAQAMNHMEEIQKETEMKGQAFIEELKQKIQFLEMERDLDKTQQSGFMNDLLGHSEISENVNTLQKIRELEGMVTQSESKIMSMQTQNNKFEEIIAKRDETIKEYEEKVKELAFQNAELLEMMENKEKDMANIELNLKSLRLCNADLKEDNSSLIEALKSTQDNFHKEFSNMKVCEKRMREQQDALSQMQRELKEKKIALADKLCELDDTQQELVKLRKSYDTACRTLQQLLQREKNQQQDGGNRALSDSEALQNHLQKCDHENTIKNLEAEVKKKTAALQNLVNNELWQKNREIERLTKLLNANTTSPLSPTAARKNLESLQLQQSFTESDYAKALEHNKLLQRKVDVLNQRLISGRSNEALIEELRSEARTARAEADNAETCRRAYAKVFGALSDRLYELAGFLNSLMKHKEVLSFLSTDRRRAMRTAVDCSLDLSTSIRETLTTGDQSFEGLSNLSRLLLDDDEHEVVGLTNKTFNSHENMPARHSFDVLRSENKALRKILDSRRSCGGTADYTKDVKDRRSLPPFLLDNLSESEAWSEPDRQVSMARIGLEEHGAAAANVSAKDAISKQTPATADTDSESESDALQQSRTTKLRNQERIMQLEKLIAQRDERILMVQFQLVEADNNLKKESLRAITLTQEVEQLRQRNEELITDLIAIGSEQSNNSTAANNSSLIQRQIDEKTRAVEQLQGERDRIAVEARLAEMQVGALKADIEDIKQKYEIQLKLASEKQRKRLDTLKHELEELMQQRLKEQERIHKDMLTREWTMRTTYEECKAQLTELQTQYIESQRTIDYLTDNEQELKQTLITSEMEVRSLKKQLDESVLQASKFITERTKLCNEKLQLEKRLMDLQQQLSAAEIQHTTTTQRVTELEALQQTLSEQLAQAQAALAAKRLNASDASQSGYASDEVQKSSTKRESNSSPDLGIHSDTGRVSSVELSNLQHSLLKTVPMPSAGEKVTKEDIKYSKQDKSNMNAFASKRPQHSSSSDLGIESDTGRISSMDIKNESPTRTETDDSNTENKMSVANVNMSATTANAGTHPIHDCIKVEQENAELRRKLVQTKRAFEETYKKLHIANQRKETFQKEIKDQILKTKNVLKYARLHMAKVQQPNAPHHHQTDAHEQETQQQQKQHHHHQQQQQQRNVTNDGGASTSKSISYRRGY, via the exons ATGGAGCATTCAT ATGGTGTTGGATTTCCGTGTGTCAGCCTACAGGGTCACGGCACGACCTCGCCGCCGGTGCAGGGTCGCTCCGTGCGCGAATTCGAAGAGCAAATGGCATCGCTGCGCAAGGAGAATTTCAATTTGAAGCTGCGTTTATATTTTCTCGAAGAGAGTGTGCCCGGTTATCATCAAGCGAATGCCGAGGGTCATGAGTCGCTTATGAAGCAGCTGATCGAAACAAAg gttgaaattgaaattttacgtAAGGAACTGGAACAGAAACAGGAGTTACTGAAGGAAGCTGCGCAGGCCATGAATCACATGGAGGAGATACAGAAAGAAACTGAGATGAAGGGGCAGGCGTTTATTGAAGAACTCAAGCAGAAGATACAGTTTTTGGAg ATGGAACGCGATTTGGATAAGACTCAGCAAAGCGGTTTTATGAATGATTTGCTTGGACATTCAGAGATTTCGGAAAATGTCAATACTTTACAAAAA ATACGTGAGCTTGAGGGCATGGTCACACAGTCGGAGAGTAAAATTATGTCAATGCAAACACAGAACAACAAGTTTGAAGAGATTATTGCGAAGCGTGATGAGACAATCAAGGAATATGAGGAGAAAGTAAAGGAACTAGCTTTCCAAAATGCTGAACTCTTGGAGATGATGGAGAACAAGGAAAAGGATATGGCGAATATTGAG CTTAATTTGAAAAGTCTACGTCTGTGTAATGCCGATTTGAAGGAAGATAACAGTAGTTTAATTGAAGCATTGAAGTCCACACAAGATAACTTCCATAAAgagttttcaaatatgaaaGTATGCGAAAAGCGCATGCGCGAACAACAAGATGCATTAAGCCAAATGCAA CGCGAATTAAAGGAAAAGAAGATCGCGTTGGCCGATAAGCTGTGTGAGTTGGACGATACGCAACAGGAGTTGGTGAAGCTGCGCAAAAGCTATGACACCGCCTGTCGTACGCTGCAACAGTTGCTGCAACGCGAGAAGAATCAGCAACAAGATGGCGGCAATCGTGCATTGAGCGACTCAGAGGCTTTGCAAAATCACTTGCAGAAATGCGATCATGAAAATACGATCAAGAATCTTGAAGCCGAAGTCAAGAAGAAGACTGCTGCCTTGCAG AATCTAGTCAACAATGAACTTTGGCAAAAGAATCGCGAAATCGAACGCCTCACAAAACTCCTCAACGCCAATACGACATCACCACTCTCACCAACCGCCGCCCGCAAGAATCTTGAGTCCCTACAATTGCAGCAATCATTCACAGAAAGTGACTACGCCAAAGCGCTGGAGCATAACAAACTACTGCAACGTAAAGTGGATGTGCTAAATCAGCGTTTGATCAGTGGACGTAGCAATGAAGCGCTGATCGAAGAATTGCGCTCGGAAGCGCGCACAGCACGTGCCGAAGCCGACAATGCAGAAACGTGTCGACGCGCCTATGCCAAAGTCTTTGGTGCGCTATCGGATCGTCTCTACGAGTTGGCCGGTTTCCTCAATTCGCTTATGAAGCACAAGGAGGTGTTGAGCTTCCTGTCAACGGATCGCCGACGTGCCATGCGCACAGCTGTTGACTGCAGTCTCGATTTGTCGACGAGCATACGTGAGACACTGACGACGGGCGATCAAAGCTTTGAAGGTTTAAGCAATTTATCGCGCCTGCTTTTGGACGACGATGAACATGAAGTTGTTGGACTCACCAATAAGACATTCAATTCACACGAAAACATGCCTGCGCGTCACTCCTTTGATGTTCTGCGCTCGGAGAACAAGGCATTGCGTAAGATATTGGATAGTCGTCGCAGTTGTGGTGGCACTGCAGACTATACGAAGGATGTCAAAGATCGACGCTCATTGCCACCATTCTTGTTGGATAATCTAAGCGAATCGGAGGCGTGGTCCGAGCCAGATCGGCAAGTGTCGATGGCGCGCATTGGACTGGAGGAGCACGGCGCGGCAGCTGCAAATGTCTCAGCGAAGGATGCGATCAGCAAGCAAACACCAGCAACGGCCGACACCGACAGCGAGAGCGAAAGTGATGCGCTGCAACAGAGCCGCACAACAAAACTGCGCAATCAGGAGCGTATTATGCAGCTGGAGAAGTTGATTGCACAGCGTGATGAGCGCATATTGATGGTGCAGTTTCAACTGGTCGAGGCGGACAACAATCTGAAGAAGGAATCTCTGCGTGCCATAACGCTGACGCAAGAAGTCGAGCAGTTGCGTCAACGCAATGAAGAATTAATAACCGATCTGATTGCGATCGGTAGTGAGCAGTCCAACAATAGCACCGCCGCCAACAACAGCTCGCTAATACAGCGGCAGATTGATGAAAAAACGCGCGCCGTCGAACAATTGCAAGGGGAGCGTGATCGCATTGCGGTGGAGGCGCGACTCGCCGAAATGCAAGTGGGCGCGCTAAAGGCCGACATTGAAGACATCAAGCAGAAGTATGAAATACAATTGAAGTTGGCCAGCGAAAAACAGCGTAAGCGCTTGGATACACTAAAGCATGAATTGGAGGAGCTGATGCAACAACGCCTGAAGGAACAAGAGCGCATACACAAAGACATGTTGACGCGTGAATGGACTATGCGCACCACTTACGAAGAATGCAAAGCGCAACTAACCGAATTGCAGACACAATACATTGAGTCACAACGCACTATCGACTATCTGACGGACAACGAGCAAGAGCTCAAACAAACGCTGATCACCAGCGAAATGGAAGTGCGCAGCCTCAAAAAGCAATTGGATGAAAGCGTACTGCAAGCATCCAAATTTATTACCGAACGTACAAAACTGTGCAATGagaagttgcaattggagaaacGTTTAATGGACTTGCAACAACAGCTGAGCGCTGCTGAAATACAACACACGACCACAACACAGCGTGTCACAGAACTGGAAGCACTGCAGCAAACATTAAGCGAACAATTGGCGCAAGCACAAGCAGCCTTGGCAGCTAAACGTTTGAATGCCAGCGATGCATCACAGTCGGGCTATGCCTCGGACGAAGTGCAGAAGTCGAGCACGAAACGTGAAAGCAATTCGTCGCCCGATTTGGGTATACACAGCGATACGGGACGTGTGTCGAGTGTGGAATTGTCCAATTTGCAGCACTCGCTGCTAAAGACTGTGCCCATGCCGAGCGCTGGTGAGAAGGTCACGAAGGAAG ATATCAAATACAGCAAACAGGATAAGAGCAACATGAACGCATTCGCGAGCAAACGCCCACAACACAGTTCATCCTCTGATCTGGGTATTGAGAGCGATACGGGACGCATCTCCAGCATGGATATCAAAAATG AATCCCCAACCCGCACAGAGACGGATGACAGCAACACAGAGAATAAGATGAGTGTGGCCAATGTAAATATGAGTGCCACCACCGCCAACGCAGGCACCCACCCCATACACGATTGCATTAAGGTAGAACAAGAAAATGCCGAATTGCGACGCAAACTCGTACAAACGAAGCGCGCATTCGAAGAGACATATAAGAAATTGCACATAGCAAATCAGCGTAAAGAAACCTTCCAGAAAGAGATTAAAGATCAAATActaaaaacgaaaaatgtaCTAAAATATGCGCGCCTACATATGGCTAAAGTGCAGCAACCTAATGCACCGCATCATCATCAAACAGATGCACATGAGCAagaaacacaacaacagcaaaaacaacatcatcatcatcagcaacaacaacagcaacgtaaTGTAACAAATGATGGTGGCGCCAGCACGTCAAAATCAA ttAGCTATCGCAGAGGATATTGA
- the cnn gene encoding centrosomin isoform X6: MSDNMRVNSSKERADAEMVNAAAAAGSHPDVDEEISVIQNMTSFLLEHGGAEVDSKVLRTIAEALSKRLNDTSPSTLKDVTMEHSYGVGFPCVSLQGHGTTSPPVQGRSVREFEEQMASLRKENFNLKLRLYFLEESVPGYHQANAEGHESLMKQLIETKVEIEILRKELEQKQELLKEAAQAMNHMEEIQKETEMKGQAFIEELKQKIQFLEMERDLDKTQQSGFMNDLLGHSEISENVNTLQKIRELEGMVTQSESKIMSMQTQNNKFEEIIAKRDETIKEYEEKVKELAFQNAELLEMMENKEKDMANIERELKEKKIALADKLCELDDTQQELVKLRKSYDTACRTLQQLLQREKNQQQDGGNRALSDSEALQNHLQKCDHENTIKNLEAEVKKKTAALQNLVNNELWQKNREIERLTKLLNANTTSPLSPTAARKNLESLQLQQSFTESDYAKALEHNKLLQRKVDVLNQRLISGRSNEALIEELRSEARTARAEADNAETCRRAYAKVFGALSDRLYELAGFLNSLMKHKEVLSFLSTDRRRAMRTAVDCSLDLSTSIRETLTTGDQSFEGLSNLSRLLLDDDEHEVVGLTNKTFNSHENMPARHSFDVLRSENKALRKILDSRRSCGGTADYTKDVKDRRSLPPFLLDNLSESEAWSEPDRQVSMARIGLEEHGAAAANVSAKDAISKQTPATADTDSESESDALQQSRTTKLRNQERIMQLEKLIAQRDERILMVQFQLVEADNNLKKESLRAITLTQEVEQLRQRNEELITDLIAIGSEQSNNSTAANNSSLIQRQIDEKTRAVEQLQGERDRIAVEARLAEMQVGALKADIEDIKQKYEIQLKLASEKQRKRLDTLKHELEELMQQRLKEQERIHKDMLTREWTMRTTYEECKAQLTELQTQYIESQRTIDYLTDNEQELKQTLITSEMEVRSLKKQLDESVLQASKFITERTKLCNEKLQLEKRLMDLQQQLSAAEIQHTTTTQRVTELEALQQTLSEQLAQAQAALAAKRLNASDASQSGYASDEVQKSSTKRESNSSPDLGIHSDTGRVSSVELSNLQHSLLKTVPMPSAGEKVTKEDIKYSKQDKSNMNAFASKRPQHSSSSDLGIESDTGRISSMDIKNESPTRTETDDSNTENKMSVANVNMSATTANAGTHPIHDCIKVEQENAELRRKLVQTKRAFEETYKKLHIANQRKETFQKEIKDQILKTKNVLKYARLHMAKVQQPNAPHHHQTDAHEQETQQQQKQHHHHQQQQQQRNVTNDGGASTSKSISYRRGY, from the exons CACGAGTCCGAGCACACTGAAGGATGTTACAATGGAGCATTCAT ATGGTGTTGGATTTCCGTGTGTCAGCCTACAGGGTCACGGCACGACCTCGCCGCCGGTGCAGGGTCGCTCCGTGCGCGAATTCGAAGAGCAAATGGCATCGCTGCGCAAGGAGAATTTCAATTTGAAGCTGCGTTTATATTTTCTCGAAGAGAGTGTGCCCGGTTATCATCAAGCGAATGCCGAGGGTCATGAGTCGCTTATGAAGCAGCTGATCGAAACAAAg gttgaaattgaaattttacgtAAGGAACTGGAACAGAAACAGGAGTTACTGAAGGAAGCTGCGCAGGCCATGAATCACATGGAGGAGATACAGAAAGAAACTGAGATGAAGGGGCAGGCGTTTATTGAAGAACTCAAGCAGAAGATACAGTTTTTGGAg ATGGAACGCGATTTGGATAAGACTCAGCAAAGCGGTTTTATGAATGATTTGCTTGGACATTCAGAGATTTCGGAAAATGTCAATACTTTACAAAAA ATACGTGAGCTTGAGGGCATGGTCACACAGTCGGAGAGTAAAATTATGTCAATGCAAACACAGAACAACAAGTTTGAAGAGATTATTGCGAAGCGTGATGAGACAATCAAGGAATATGAGGAGAAAGTAAAGGAACTAGCTTTCCAAAATGCTGAACTCTTGGAGATGATGGAGAACAAGGAAAAGGATATGGCGAATATTGAG CGCGAATTAAAGGAAAAGAAGATCGCGTTGGCCGATAAGCTGTGTGAGTTGGACGATACGCAACAGGAGTTGGTGAAGCTGCGCAAAAGCTATGACACCGCCTGTCGTACGCTGCAACAGTTGCTGCAACGCGAGAAGAATCAGCAACAAGATGGCGGCAATCGTGCATTGAGCGACTCAGAGGCTTTGCAAAATCACTTGCAGAAATGCGATCATGAAAATACGATCAAGAATCTTGAAGCCGAAGTCAAGAAGAAGACTGCTGCCTTGCAG AATCTAGTCAACAATGAACTTTGGCAAAAGAATCGCGAAATCGAACGCCTCACAAAACTCCTCAACGCCAATACGACATCACCACTCTCACCAACCGCCGCCCGCAAGAATCTTGAGTCCCTACAATTGCAGCAATCATTCACAGAAAGTGACTACGCCAAAGCGCTGGAGCATAACAAACTACTGCAACGTAAAGTGGATGTGCTAAATCAGCGTTTGATCAGTGGACGTAGCAATGAAGCGCTGATCGAAGAATTGCGCTCGGAAGCGCGCACAGCACGTGCCGAAGCCGACAATGCAGAAACGTGTCGACGCGCCTATGCCAAAGTCTTTGGTGCGCTATCGGATCGTCTCTACGAGTTGGCCGGTTTCCTCAATTCGCTTATGAAGCACAAGGAGGTGTTGAGCTTCCTGTCAACGGATCGCCGACGTGCCATGCGCACAGCTGTTGACTGCAGTCTCGATTTGTCGACGAGCATACGTGAGACACTGACGACGGGCGATCAAAGCTTTGAAGGTTTAAGCAATTTATCGCGCCTGCTTTTGGACGACGATGAACATGAAGTTGTTGGACTCACCAATAAGACATTCAATTCACACGAAAACATGCCTGCGCGTCACTCCTTTGATGTTCTGCGCTCGGAGAACAAGGCATTGCGTAAGATATTGGATAGTCGTCGCAGTTGTGGTGGCACTGCAGACTATACGAAGGATGTCAAAGATCGACGCTCATTGCCACCATTCTTGTTGGATAATCTAAGCGAATCGGAGGCGTGGTCCGAGCCAGATCGGCAAGTGTCGATGGCGCGCATTGGACTGGAGGAGCACGGCGCGGCAGCTGCAAATGTCTCAGCGAAGGATGCGATCAGCAAGCAAACACCAGCAACGGCCGACACCGACAGCGAGAGCGAAAGTGATGCGCTGCAACAGAGCCGCACAACAAAACTGCGCAATCAGGAGCGTATTATGCAGCTGGAGAAGTTGATTGCACAGCGTGATGAGCGCATATTGATGGTGCAGTTTCAACTGGTCGAGGCGGACAACAATCTGAAGAAGGAATCTCTGCGTGCCATAACGCTGACGCAAGAAGTCGAGCAGTTGCGTCAACGCAATGAAGAATTAATAACCGATCTGATTGCGATCGGTAGTGAGCAGTCCAACAATAGCACCGCCGCCAACAACAGCTCGCTAATACAGCGGCAGATTGATGAAAAAACGCGCGCCGTCGAACAATTGCAAGGGGAGCGTGATCGCATTGCGGTGGAGGCGCGACTCGCCGAAATGCAAGTGGGCGCGCTAAAGGCCGACATTGAAGACATCAAGCAGAAGTATGAAATACAATTGAAGTTGGCCAGCGAAAAACAGCGTAAGCGCTTGGATACACTAAAGCATGAATTGGAGGAGCTGATGCAACAACGCCTGAAGGAACAAGAGCGCATACACAAAGACATGTTGACGCGTGAATGGACTATGCGCACCACTTACGAAGAATGCAAAGCGCAACTAACCGAATTGCAGACACAATACATTGAGTCACAACGCACTATCGACTATCTGACGGACAACGAGCAAGAGCTCAAACAAACGCTGATCACCAGCGAAATGGAAGTGCGCAGCCTCAAAAAGCAATTGGATGAAAGCGTACTGCAAGCATCCAAATTTATTACCGAACGTACAAAACTGTGCAATGagaagttgcaattggagaaacGTTTAATGGACTTGCAACAACAGCTGAGCGCTGCTGAAATACAACACACGACCACAACACAGCGTGTCACAGAACTGGAAGCACTGCAGCAAACATTAAGCGAACAATTGGCGCAAGCACAAGCAGCCTTGGCAGCTAAACGTTTGAATGCCAGCGATGCATCACAGTCGGGCTATGCCTCGGACGAAGTGCAGAAGTCGAGCACGAAACGTGAAAGCAATTCGTCGCCCGATTTGGGTATACACAGCGATACGGGACGTGTGTCGAGTGTGGAATTGTCCAATTTGCAGCACTCGCTGCTAAAGACTGTGCCCATGCCGAGCGCTGGTGAGAAGGTCACGAAGGAAG ATATCAAATACAGCAAACAGGATAAGAGCAACATGAACGCATTCGCGAGCAAACGCCCACAACACAGTTCATCCTCTGATCTGGGTATTGAGAGCGATACGGGACGCATCTCCAGCATGGATATCAAAAATG AATCCCCAACCCGCACAGAGACGGATGACAGCAACACAGAGAATAAGATGAGTGTGGCCAATGTAAATATGAGTGCCACCACCGCCAACGCAGGCACCCACCCCATACACGATTGCATTAAGGTAGAACAAGAAAATGCCGAATTGCGACGCAAACTCGTACAAACGAAGCGCGCATTCGAAGAGACATATAAGAAATTGCACATAGCAAATCAGCGTAAAGAAACCTTCCAGAAAGAGATTAAAGATCAAATActaaaaacgaaaaatgtaCTAAAATATGCGCGCCTACATATGGCTAAAGTGCAGCAACCTAATGCACCGCATCATCATCAAACAGATGCACATGAGCAagaaacacaacaacagcaaaaacaacatcatcatcatcagcaacaacaacagcaacgtaaTGTAACAAATGATGGTGGCGCCAGCACGTCAAAATCAA ttAGCTATCGCAGAGGATATTGA